In Pan troglodytes isolate AG18354 chromosome 21, NHGRI_mPanTro3-v2.0_pri, whole genome shotgun sequence, one genomic interval encodes:
- the CEBPB gene encoding CCAAT/enhancer-binding protein beta, whose amino-acid sequence MQRLVAWDPACLPLPPPPPAFKSMEVANFYYEADCLAAAYGGKAAPAAPPAARPGPRPPAGELGSIGDHERAIDFSPYLEPLGAPQAPAPATATDTFEAAPPAPAPAPASSGQHHDFLSDLFSDDYGGKNCKKPAEYGYVSLGRLGAAKGALHPGCFAPLHPPPPPPPPPAELKAEPGFEPADCKRKEEAGAPGGGAGMAAGFPYALRAYLGYQAVPSGSSGSLSTSSSSSPPGTPSPADAKAPPTACYAGAAPAPSQVKSKAKKTVDKHSDEYKIRRERNNIAVRKSRDKAKMRNLETQHKVLELTAENERLQKKVEQLSRELSTLRNLFKQLPEPLLASSGHC is encoded by the coding sequence ATGCAACGCCTGGTGGCCTGGGACCCAGCATGTCTCcccctgccgccgccgccgcctgccTTTAAATCCATGGAAGTGGCCAACTTCTACTACGAGGCGGACTGCTTGGCTGCTGCGTACGGCGGCAAGGCGGCCCCCGCGGCGCCCCCCGCGGCCAGACCCGGGCCGCGCCCCCCCGCCGGCGAGCTGGGCAGCATCGGCGACCACGAGCGCGCCATCGACTTCAGCCCGTACCTGGAGCCGCTGGGCGCGCCGCAGGCCCCGGCGCCCGCCACGGCCACGGACACCTTCGAGGCGGCTCCGCCCGCGCCCGCCCCCGCGCCCGCCTCCTCCGGGCAGCACCACGACTTCCTCTCCGACCTCTTCTCCGACGACTACGGGGGCAAGAACTGCAAGAAGCCGGCCGAGTACGGCTACGTGAGCCTGGGGCGCCTGGGGGCCGCCAAGGGCGCGCTGCACCCCGGCTGCTTCGCGCCCCTGCACCcaccgcccccgccgccgccgccgcccgccgagCTCAAGGCGGAGCCGGGCTTCGAGCCCGCGGACTGCAAGCGGAAGGAGGAGGCCGGGGCGCCGGGCGGCGGCGCAGGCATGGCGGCGGGCTTCCCGTACGCGCTGCGCGCTTACCTCGGCTACCAGGCGGTGCCGAGCGGCAGCAGCGGGAGCCTCTCCACGTCCTCGTCGTCCAGCCCGCCCGGCACGCCGAGCCCCGCTGACGCCAAGGCGCCCCCGACCGCCTGCTACGCGGGGGCCGCGCCGGCGCCCTCGCAGGTCAAGAGCAAGGCCAAGAAGACCGTGGACAAGCACAGCGACGAGTACAAGATCCGGCGCGAGCGCAACAACATCGCGGTGCGCAAGAGCCGCGACAAGGCCAAGATGCGCAACCTGGAGACGCAGCACAAGGTCCTGGAGCTCACGGCCGAGAACGAGCGTCTGCAGAAGAAGGTGGAGCAGCTGTCGCGCGAGCTCAGCACCCTGCGGAACTTGTTCAAGCAGCTGCCCGAGCCCCTGCTCGCCTCCTCCGGCCACTGCTAG